The following coding sequences lie in one Arachis ipaensis cultivar K30076 chromosome B03, Araip1.1, whole genome shotgun sequence genomic window:
- the LOC107632979 gene encoding uncharacterized protein LOC107632979: MLVVEGALSKVAPNATAPTISFEQSDYQASSANLDDPVVISIQVGELLVRKVLLDPGSSADVLFLSNFKKMKLSEKYIQPSAGELAGFSGKRVPVISYIWLKTTLGEPPLSKTKDIQYLIVECTSPYNIILGRPSLNSFDAIISTIHLCVKFHVQDNQVATIHFDLKEA, encoded by the coding sequence ATGCTGGTGGTGGAAGGAGCCCTTTCCAAAGTAGCACCCAACGCCACAGCACCGACTATTTCCTTTGAACAATCAGACTATCAAGCTTCCTCGGCAAACCTGGACGATCCGGTGGTAATCTCAATTCAGGTCGGGGAGCTGCTGGTAAGAAAAGTACTCCTCGACCCAGGTAGCAGCGCCGATGTCTTATTTCTCTCCAATTTCAAGAAAATGAAGTTGAGTGAAAAGTATATACAACCGTCTGCAGGAGAGTTGGCGGGATTCTCGGGCAAGAGGGTCCCCGTGATCAGCTACATTTGGCTCAAGACAACACTAGGCGAACCACCACTATCAAAAACAAAAGATATCCAATACCTAATAGTCGAATGTACCAGTCCATATAACATCATCTTGGGTAGACCTTCTTTAAATTCATTCGACGCTATTATATCCACTATTCACTTGTGCGTTAAGTTCCATGTGCAGGATAACCAGGTGGCAACTATCCATTTCGATCTAAAAGAGGCATAA